The stretch of DNA TTGAAACGATCACCCAACTTTTCATACCCAGATTCGCCAAAAAATCGCAGACCGGCTCGCTCCAAATCAATCGAGAGCCGCCGCCTGCGACGCCTTTCTCTATTGCGCGCTTCAATCCTTCCATCAAACGGCGATCAACCAGCGTATCCGCGTCCAAGAAGAGAATATATTCTCCTCTCGCCGCCGCCGCGCCGATGTTGCGCGTCGCCCCGATATTGCGCTTGCCGGAGGGGACGATTGTTGCGCCCAACGCTTCGGCGATTTCCGCCGTCCCATCCGTCGAGGCGTCATCGGCGACGATCAATTCATACGGTTCCCATTCCGCTTGTTTCAACGCTTCGCGCAAAGCCAATATCGTTCGTTCGATATTCTGGATTTCGTTGTAGGCGGGTATGACGATGGATAACAACATGGTTCGTACCGGATTAGTACTGAATTAATCAAGGGCAACAAAAACATTTGCCATTGCCACCCCCGATTTTCTTCTCTTGTTTTGAGGATTCATCAAGGGCAAAAAACATTTGCCCTTGCCACCCCGATTAGGGTTTCGTCTTGAATCGCAGACCCGGCCATTTTCCGGATTCGACCGCTTCCCAATAGTCTTTTTTTACCTGATCGTAAAGGC from Candidatus Omnitrophota bacterium encodes:
- a CDS encoding glycosyltransferase, whose product is MLLSIVIPAYNEIQNIERTILALREALKQAEWEPYELIVADDASTDGTAEIAEALGATIVPSGKRNIGATRNIGAAAARGEYILFLDADTLVDRRLMEGLKRAIEKGVAGGGSRLIWSEPVCDFLANLGMKSWVIVSRIFRIPSGSFFFVRREVFEKIGGFDEAYFISEEITLAKKLKRWGKVVILRETAATSPRKMRQFTRCEFARFVLSSLLHPRQIMRNRNYLDIWYKRRP